In Heptranchias perlo isolate sHepPer1 unplaced genomic scaffold, sHepPer1.hap1 HAP1_SCAFFOLD_1496, whole genome shotgun sequence, one genomic interval encodes:
- the LOC137309144 gene encoding dehydrogenase/reductase SDR family member 9-like produces MFAYILGFLLIWFLCWWMRDKLKIEKLSDKYVFITGCDTGFGNLAAKVLDIGGFRVLAGCLTEEGAQDLKKETSSRLKTIPLDITKSDNIENATDQIKVEVGNSGLWGLINNAGISGILCPIDWLRIEHFRKPIEVNLLGPIEVTLKLLPLIKKARGRIVNVSSVLGRLALSGGGYFPSKFGMEAFNDSLR; encoded by the exons ATGTTTGCATACATTCTGGGCTTCTTGTTAATCTGgtttctgtgctggtggatgcgagACAAACTTAAAATTGAAAAGCTCTCAGACAAGTATGTGTTCATCACTGGGTGTGATACTGGCTTTGGAAATTTGGCTGCAAAAGTCCTTGATATTGGTGGATTTCGAGTACTTGCTGGGTGCCTGACTGAGGAAGGAGCTCAAGACTTAAAGAAGGAAACCTCAAGCAGGTTGAAAACAATCCCGTTGGATATTACAAAATCAGATAACATCGAGAATGCAACTGACCAGATCAAGGTGGAGGTGGGAAATAGTG GTCTTTGGGGCTTGATAAACAATGCTGGAATATCTGGAATACTCTGTCCCATAGACTGGTTAAGAATTGAACATTTCAGAAAACCTATTGAGGTTAATTTATTAGGACCTATTGAAGTGACATTAAAATTGCTACCTCTGATTAAAAAAGCCAGAGGAAGAATAGTGAACGTAAGCAGTGTGCTTGGTCGATTAGCTCTGAGTGGCGGAGGATACTTTCCATCGAAGTTTGGAATGGAAGCTTTCAATGACAGTTTAAGGTGA